The following proteins are co-located in the Bacteroidales bacterium genome:
- a CDS encoding aldo/keto reductase produces the protein MGKKQISRKEFFTRTLTGLAGISLISKDLKVPATYSQELRSIGKTGIMVSPVCFGAPRTNEESLIKYAVSKGINFIDTGRSYGNGNNERLVGRAISGQRDKTVIQSKIRLDENELPSKGKGKKGAAEIRNALQTKIDASLKALNSSYIDVLLYHDAADENLLFHTETMKFFADMKSSGVIKAHGFSTHNDFMNLPERNNKEVFYDVIMVPFNPKGSFVHSVTGNYSEWDQKKLISVLSEAGEKGIGVIAMKTCSGGKHSLKEGSEPTFKDSVLWVLQHKFISSAAIAMANFEQVDEHTSWL, from the coding sequence ATGGGGAAAAAGCAAATAAGCCGTAAAGAATTCTTTACAAGGACATTAACCGGACTTGCTGGTATAAGTCTGATTTCAAAGGACCTGAAAGTTCCTGCTACTTATTCTCAGGAATTAAGAAGCATTGGTAAGACCGGAATAATGGTCAGTCCTGTCTGTTTTGGAGCTCCCAGGACAAACGAGGAATCATTAATCAAATATGCTGTCAGCAAAGGAATTAATTTTATTGATACCGGCAGATCTTACGGTAACGGGAACAACGAAAGGCTGGTAGGAAGGGCTATATCCGGACAAAGAGACAAAACTGTTATTCAGTCTAAAATACGACTAGATGAGAACGAACTGCCTTCGAAAGGGAAAGGGAAGAAAGGTGCCGCAGAGATCAGAAATGCACTTCAGACTAAAATCGATGCAAGTCTGAAGGCTCTTAACAGCAGCTATATTGATGTACTTCTCTATCACGATGCTGCTGATGAAAACCTTCTCTTTCATACCGAGACAATGAAGTTCTTTGCAGATATGAAAAGCAGTGGCGTAATAAAAGCACACGGGTTCTCAACTCATAATGACTTTATGAATCTCCCTGAAAGGAATAATAAGGAAGTGTTTTATGATGTCATAATGGTCCCGTTTAATCCAAAGGGTTCATTTGTTCACTCAGTAACAGGCAATTACTCTGAATGGGACCAGAAAAAACTGATCTCAGTTCTTTCTGAAGCCGGTGAAAAGGGGATCGGTGTCATTGCAATGAAGACCTGTTCCGGGGGTAAACATTCTCTTAAAGAAGGATCTGAGCCAACTTTCAAAGATTCAGTACTTTGGGTGCTTCAGCATAAATTCATCAGCTCAGCAGCAATTGCAATGGCTAACTTTGAACAGGTAGACGAACACACTTCCTGGCTCTAG